In Fundulus heteroclitus isolate FHET01 chromosome 18, MU-UCD_Fhet_4.1, whole genome shotgun sequence, a single genomic region encodes these proteins:
- the aipl1 gene encoding aryl-hydrocarbon-interacting protein-like 1, with translation MSDMRDTMLTGSEGIKKTILHGGTGDLPKFITGTKVTFHFRTQLCDDERTVIDDSKKVGTPMEIVIGNMFKLDIWETLLSSMRIGEVAEFWCDIIHTGVYPLVSKSMRRIAEGKDPVEWQVHTCGMANMFAYHSLGYDDLDELMKEPKPLYFVLELLRVQQPSEYNRESWALSDEERLKAVPVLHGQGNKLYKQGHYQEATQKYKEAIICIKNVQTKEKAWDVPWLKLEKMANTLTLNYCQCLLRMEEYYEVIEHTTDIINQHPGVAKAFYLRGKAHKEVWNEAEARQDFSRVLDLDPGMKKSVKKELAVLNMRMEEKNQEDRDKYKGMF, from the exons atgtcgGATATGCGAGATACAATGCTGACTGGATCAGAGGGAATTAAGAAGACCATCTTGCACGGAGGAACTGGAGATCTTCCCAAATTTATCACTGGAACTAAG GTGACGTTCCACTTCCGCACACAGCTGTGTGATGACGAACGTACGGTGATAGATGACAGCAAAAAGGTGGGGACACCCATGGAGATAGTGATTGGCAACATGTTCAAACTCGACATCTGGGAGACCCTGCTGTCTTCCATGAGGATCGGTGAAGTCGCCGAGTTCTGGTGCGACATCATT CACACCGGCGTTTATCCACTTGTGTCCAAAAGCATGCGCCGCATTGCAGAGGGCAAAGACCCCGTGGAGTGGCAGGTCCACACGTGCGGTATGGCCAACATGTTTGCGTACCACAGCCTGGGCTACGATGACCTGGATGAGCTGATGAAGGAGCCAAAGCCGCTCTACTTTGTCCTGGAGCTGCTGAGG GTGCAGCAGCCCAGTGAGTACAACAGGGAGTCCTGGGCTCTGAGCGACGAGGAGAGGCTGAAGGCTGTTCCTGTGCTGCACGGCCAAGGAAACAAGCTGTACAAACAGGGACACTACCAAGAAGCCACACAGAAATACAAAGAGGCCATCATCTGCATCAAGAACGTTCAGACCAAG GAGAAAGCGTGGGATGTTCCATGGCTGAAGCTGGAGAAGATGGCCAACACTTTGACACTTAACTACTGCCAGTGTCTGCTCCGCATGGAGGAGTACTACGAGGTCATCGAGCACACCACGGATATCATCAATCAGCATCCAG GCGTTGCAAAGGCGTTCTACCTGCGAGGGAAAGCCCACAAAGAGGTGTGGAATGAGGCAGAGGCCCGGCAGGACTTCAGCAGGGTGCTGGACCTCGACCCCGGCATGAAGAAGTCTGTGAAGAAGGAGCTGGCAGTGCTCAACATGCGCATGGAGGAGAAGAACCAGGAGGACAGGGACAAGTACAAAGGCATGTTTTGA